In a single window of the Nocardioides sp. genome:
- a CDS encoding IS3 family transposase (programmed frameshift) — translation MPKDTTPGKPTTRRYSPEEKAAAVRMVRTLRAELGTEHGTVQRVAAQLGYGTESVRSWVKQADIDEGHVPGLSTSDAARLKALEQENRELKRANEILKRAAKFLRGGARPPVQEVAAFIDANRDDVVAGRRLGVELICHVLQVAPSSYYEFKNRQPSARTQRDEVMGPVVRQLWEDNFRVYGARKIWKAARRAGHDIGRDQVARLMRTAGIEGVRRTKRVRTTKPDPGMPRHPDLVGRDFTATAPNQLWVTDLTFVPTWAAVAYVCFIIDAYSRTIVGWRVASHMRTTMVLDAIEMARWSRGTQLPGLRCHSDAGSQFTSIRYGERLAEIGAMPSIGTVGDSYDNALAETVNGYYKAELVRGPAREGRPWKTVEDLELATLSWVHWHNHDRLHGYLNDIPPAEFEETFYATERTDQPLVGIQ, via the exons ATGCCGAAGGACACCACCCCGGGGAAGCCGACCACACGTCGCTACAGCCCTGAGGAAAAGGCCGCTGCGGTGCGGATGGTCAGGACGCTGCGTGCCGAGCTGGGAACTGAGCACGGCACAGTGCAGCGGGTCGCAGCCCAGCTCGGGTACGGCACCGAGTCAGTTCGGTCCTGGGTGAAGCAGGCCGACATCGACGAGGGCCACGTGCCGGGTCTGAGCACGAGCGACGCGGCCAGGCTGAAGGCGCTGGAGCAGGAGAACCGGGAGCTCAAGAGAGCCAACGAGATCTTGAAGAGGGCCGCCA AGTTTCTTCGGGGCGGAGCTCGACCGCCAGTACAAGAAGTAGCCGCGTTCATCGACGCCAACCGTGACGACGTGGTCGCGGGCCGGCGTCTGGGGGTCGAGCTCATCTGCCACGTGCTGCAGGTGGCCCCGAGCAGCTACTACGAGTTCAAGAACCGCCAACCCTCGGCTCGCACGCAGCGCGACGAGGTGATGGGACCGGTAGTGCGGCAGCTGTGGGAGGACAACTTCCGGGTCTACGGCGCCCGGAAGATCTGGAAGGCCGCACGACGTGCTGGACATGACATCGGCCGTGACCAGGTCGCCCGCCTGATGCGCACCGCCGGCATCGAGGGGGTCCGGCGCACCAAGCGGGTCCGTACCACCAAGCCCGATCCGGGCATGCCGCGCCACCCGGACCTGGTCGGCCGCGACTTCACCGCCACGGCCCCGAACCAACTGTGGGTCACCGATCTGACATTCGTGCCGACTTGGGCCGCGGTGGCCTACGTCTGCTTCATCATCGACGCCTACTCCCGCACGATCGTGGGGTGGCGGGTCGCCTCGCACATGCGGACCACTATGGTCCTCGATGCCATCGAGATGGCCCGGTGGTCACGCGGGACCCAGCTCCCTGGCCTGCGGTGTCACTCGGATGCCGGCAGTCAATTCACCTCGATTCGCTACGGCGAGCGTCTGGCTGAGATCGGCGCGATGCCCTCGATCGGCACTGTCGGCGATTCGTACGATAACGCGCTGGCCGAGACCGTGAACGGCTATTACAAGGCCGAACTGGTCCGTGGCCCCGCGCGCGAGGGCCGCCCGTGGAAGACGGTCGAGGACCTCGAGCTCGCCACGCTGAGCTGGGTCCACTGGCACAACCACGACCGCCTGCACGGCTACCTCAACGACATCCCACCAGCAGAGTTCGAGGAGACGTTCTACGCTACGGAACGGACCGACCAGCCCCTGGTCGGAATCCAATAG